Proteins from a single region of Punica granatum isolate Tunisia-2019 chromosome 8, ASM765513v2, whole genome shotgun sequence:
- the LOC116189367 gene encoding malate dehydrogenase, chloroplastic-like, whose amino-acid sequence MSKAKRSPITGLGPYLRLSAEKLKKEKEEKKKKKKSATSDKSPSEMAATTAATMSIGSAVCCGPKTSTCAQSKLFTLRPTPRNSLTTFSGLKAATSVSFESDSSFLGRDSSSALRRMFAINSQKPNQSLPSKKSLQPQASYKVAVLGAAGGIGQPLALLIKTSPLVSALHLYDIANVKGVAADLSHCNTPSQVLDFTGASELAECLKGVNVVVIPAGVPRKPGMTRDDLFNINANIVKTLVEAVADNCPDAFIHIISNPVNSTVPIAAEVLKQKGVYNPKKLFGVTTLDVVRANTFVAQKKNLKLIDVDVPVVGGHAGITILPLLSKTKPSVSFSDEEIEALTVRIQNAGTEVVEAKAGAGSATLSMAYAAARFVESSLRALNGDDVYECAYVQSDINELPFFASRIKMGKKGVEEIISADFQGLTEYEQKALEALKPELKASIEKGIAFAQKKPVTA is encoded by the exons ATGAGCAAAGCAAAGAGATCTCCCATAACAGGGCTCGGACCGTACTTGAGACTGTCC GCGGAGAAActcaagaaggagaaggaagagaagaagaagaagaagaagagtgcAACCTCCGACAAAAGTCCATCAG AAATGGCAGCAACAACAGCAGCTACGATGTCGATCGGGTCAGCAGTCTGTTGTGGCCCCAAGACAAGCACTTGCGCTCAGTCCAAGCTCTTCACTCTGAGGCCTACTCCCCGCAACTCGCTCACAACTTTCAGCGGCCTCAAGGCAGCGACCTCTGTGAGCTTTGAGTCCGACTCGTCTTTCCTAGGCAGGGACTCCAGTTCAGCCCTCCGGCGCATGTTTGCCATCAACTCTCAGAAACCAAACCAAAGTCTCCCCTCCAAGAAATCTCTTCAGCCCCAGGCATCTTACAAGGTGGCCGTTCTTGGCGCTGCAGGTGGGATTGGTCAGCCTCTAGCCCTCCTAATCAAGACATCCCCTCTTGTCTCAGCTCTCCACCTCTATGATATAGCAAATGTTAAGGGAGTCGCGGCTGATCTTAGCCACTGCAACACTCCCTCTCAAGTTCTTGACTTCACTGGTGCTTCTGAGTTAGCTGAGTGCTTGAAGGGTGTGAACGTGGTGGTCATTCCTGCTGGGGTTCCGAGAAAGCCTGGAATGACCCGAGATGATCTATTCAACATAAATGCAAACATAGTGAAAACTCTTGTGGAGGCTGTGGCTGATAACTGCCCCGATGCTTTCATCCACATTATAAGCAATCCAGTGAACTCCACTGTCCCAATTGCTGCTGAGGTTCTGAAGCAGAAGGGGGTCTACAACCCAAAGAAGCTCTTTGGAGTCACCACCCTAGATGTTGTTCGGGCTAATACTTTTGTTGCCCAGAAGAAGAACCTGAAACTGATTGATGTTGATGTACCTGTGGTTGGGGGTCATGCGGGGATTACCATTTTGCCTCTGCTTTCGAAGACAAAGCCTTCAGTGAGCTTCTCAGATGAAGAGATTGAGGCTCTCACTGTCAGGATCCAGAATGCTGGTACAGAGGTCGTCGAGGCAAAGGCAGGGGCAGGCTCCGCTACACTCTCAATGGCCTATGCAGCGGCCAGATTCGTGGAGTCATCTCTCAGGGCTTTAAATGGAGATGATGTCTATGAATGTGCTTACGTTCAGTCTGACATCAATGAGCTTCCATTCTTCGCATCAAGGATTAAGATGGGGAAGAAAGGGGTTGAAGAGATCATTTCTGCCGACTTCCAAGGGTTGACCGAGTATGAGCAGAAGGCGCTCGAAGCACTCAAGCCTGAGCTCAAGGCGAGCATTGAGAAGGGGATTGCATTCGCCCAGAAGAAACCAGTAACTGCTTGA
- the LOC116186952 gene encoding GDSL esterase/lipase At1g74460-like: MELKLPSPVLLTVIIILGLVSINGCNCKIVQFIFGDSLSDVGNNNRLPRSLAKANLPWYGIDFGKGLPNGRFCNGRTVADIIGDEMGLPRPPPFLDPSLTEDMVLENGVNYASGGGGILNETGTYFIQRFSLYKQIELFQGTQELVRKKIGREAADKFFRESRYVVALGSNDFINNFLMPVYSDSWKYNDEGFVAYLTETLQAQLQLLHRLGARQLMVFGLGPMGCIPLQRVLSSSGDCQDRANKLAVSFNEAVSSMLNELSGNLLNATFKFGDAYDVVNDVISNPYKYGFNNSDSPCCSFGNIRPALTCIPASTLCTDRSKYVFWDEYHPTDKANEIVASELIKKFGFLRVNQTEAPSPSPVPGPALAPAPEG, translated from the exons ATGGAATTGAAGCTGCCCTCACCAGTGTTATTGACTGTGATCATAATCCTAGGACTTGTTTCCATCAACGGGTGCAACTGCAAGATTGTCCAGTTCATCTTCGGGGACTCCCTCTCAGATGTTGGTAACAACAACCGGCTCCCGAGGAGCCTCGCCAAGGCGAACTTGCCCTGGTATGGTATCGATTTTGGCAAGGGACTGCCTAATGGAAGGTTCTGTAATGGCCGTACAGTTGCCGATATAATAG GAGACGAGATGGGTCTCCCTAGGCCACCGCCATTCCTAGACCCGTCCCTCACAGAGGACATGGTATTGGAAAATGGAGTGAATTATGCTTCAGGGGGAGGAGGGATCCTGAATGAGACAGGAACTTACTTT ATCCAAAGATTCTCCCTTTACAAGCAAATCGAGCTCTTCCAAGGGACGCAGGAGCTCGTACGGAAGAAGATTGGACGGGAAGCTGCGGACAAGTTCTTCCGGGAGTCGAGATATGTAGTTGCTCTTGGAAGCAACGACTTCATTAACAACTTTCTGATGCCAGTCTACAGTGATTCGTGGAAGTACAACGATGAAGGTTTCGTGGCCTACTTAACCGAAACCCTCCAAGCACAACTCCAG TTACTGCATAGGTTAGGGGCAAGGCAGCTTATGGTGTTCGGATTAGGGCCTATGGGATGTATTCCACTCCAGAGGGTCCTGAGCTCTTCAGGGGATTGTCAGGATAGAGCCAATAAACTTGCCGTCAGCTTCAACGAAGCTGTGAGCAGCATGCTTAATGAGTTATCGGGAAACCTTCTTAACGCGACATTCAAGTTTGGAGATGCTTATGATGTTGTCAACGATGTAATCTCCAATCCCTACAAATACG GGTTCAATAATTCGGACTCGCCGTGTTGCTCCTTCGGGAACATAAGACCAGCACTAACTTGCATTCCGGCATCTACCCTCTGCACAGATCGAAGCAAGTATGTGTTCTGGGACGAGTACCATCCCACTGATAAAGCCAACGAAATAGTCGCCAGTGAACTCATAAAGAAATTTGGGTTTCTGCGTGTTAATCAAACCGAAGCCCCTTCTCCTTCCCCTGTTCCCGGCCCAGCTCTTGCTCCGGCACCAGAAGGATAG
- the LOC116189419 gene encoding uncharacterized protein LOC116189419, with protein sequence MSDHLALCVDRLIPPDSLESIKRVDPEVPIGEGSSQPATSLSCAIQIEEAPEGSDSRGLEEDKPLLQTGECRICQEEDSIDNMETPCACSGSLKFAHRKCVQQWCNEKGDIKCEICHQSYQPGYTAPPPPPLSDDDEIDIAGVWTISGTPFDPRDPRNLAFAAAERRLLEAEYGEYAENSASGAAFCRSAALILMALLLLRHALSINGGEADDEDDASALFSLFLLRVAGFLLPCYIMAWAISILQRRRQRQEAAALAANEVAFMIRAAHQRGLRFTIAPGGALTPLQESHQSPV encoded by the exons ATGAGTGATCACCTGGCTTTGTGCGTGGACCGCCTCATACCCCCGGACAGTTTGGAATCGATTAAGAGAGTGGACCCTGAGGTGCCCATTGGTGAAGGTTCCTCTCAGCCTGCTACTTCGCTCTCGTGTGCCATTCAGATTGAGGAAGCCCCTGAAGGTAGTGACTCTAGAGGACTGGAAGAAGACAAACCACTGCTCCAGACTGGAGAATGCCGCATCTGCCAGGAGGAGGATAGCATCGACAACATGGAGACTCCATGTGCTTGCAGTGGGAGCTTGAAA TTTGCTCATAGGAAGTGTGTTCAGCAATGGTGTAATGAGAAGGGAGATATAAAATGCGAGATTTGCCATCAG TCTTATCAGCCTGGTTATACTGCACCGCCACCTCCCCCACTctctgatgatgatgaaattgACATTGC TGGGGTTTGGACGATATCTGGGACTCCCTTCGATCCCCGAGATCCTCGAAATTTAGCTTTCGCTGCTGCTGAACGGCGTTTACTGGAGGCTGAATATGGTGAATATGCTGAAAACAGTGCTAGCGGAGCTGCATTCTGCCGTTCTGCAGCCTTAATT TTGATGGCTCTTTTACTCTTGAGGCATGCCCTATCCATTAATGGCGGTGAGGcagatgatgaagatgatgctTCTGCTTTATTCTCC CTGTTCTTGCTTCGAGTTGCTgggtttcttcttccttgctACATAATGGCCTGGGCTATCAGCATCCTGCAGCGTCGCAGGCAAAGACAG GAAGCTGCTGCTCTGGCAGCGAATGAGGTCGCCTTCATGATAAGGGCCGCTCATCAAAGAGGTTTGCGTTTCACAATAGCCCCAGGAGGTGCTCTGACCCCGCTTCAGGAGTCGCATCAGTCACCTGTATAA
- the LOC116187241 gene encoding mini zinc finger protein 1-like, translating into MKKRQVVVRRSDGSTRSMSNTSSSAIRAIRYGECQKNHAASLGGYAVDGCREFMASGEEGTADALNCAACGCHRNFHRREVETAEVVCEYTPPNYSRR; encoded by the coding sequence ATGAAGAAGAGGCAAGTGGTTGTGAGAAGATCAGACGGGTCGACCCGGTCCATGTCGAACACATCGTCGTCGGCCATTCGAGCCATCCGGTATGGCGAGTGCCAGAAGAACCATGCAGCCAGCCTCGGCGGGTACGCCGTGGATGGGTGCAGAGAATTCATGGCGAGCGGAGAGGAAGGGACTGCCGATGCCCTGAATTGCGCTGCCTGTGGGTGCCACAGGAACTTCCACAGGAGAGAAGTTGAGACTGCCGAGGTTGTCTGTGAGTATACTCCACCTAATTACAGCCGCCGATAG
- the LOC116189145 gene encoding protein RKD1: MRYSGDINGEATAVVEDNQVTTLVERRTTRRCTRSEDRNGSRSELLSRETISEYFYMPITRAAKELNIGLTLLKKRCRELGIRRWPHRKLMSLQTLIKNVKEMEGGEGNEGKMKEVVTILEREKKLMEELPDLDLEDKTKRLRQACFKANYKKRKLVAITYSGSSNSSSRAREGEEDEDEMRALSSFDNDLI, translated from the exons ATGCGGTACAGTGGTGATATTAACGGTGAAGCAACTGCCGTCGTTGAAGATAACCAAGTGACGACACTGGTGGAGAGAAGAACAACGAGGCGTTGCACCAGGTCGGAAGATCGGAATGGAAGCAGGTCAGAATTGCTATCGAGGGAGACTATCTCGGAGTACTTCTATATGCCCATTACTCGGGCAGCAAAGGAGCTCAACATAGGGCTTACCCTATTAAAGAAGAGGTGCAGGGAATTGGGCATCCGTCGGTGGCCCCATCGGAAACTGATGAGCCTACAGACCCTCATAAAAAATGTCAAG GAAATGGAAGGTGGAGAAGGCAATGAAGGGAAAATGAAGGAGGTGGTGACCATATTGGAGAGGGAAAAGAAGCTGATGGAAGAGCTGCCCGACTTAGACCTTGAAGACAAGACCAAGAGGCTGAGGCAGGCTTGCTTCAAAGCCAATTACAAGAAGAGGAAGCTAGTGGCAATCACTTATTCAGGATCTTCCAACAGCAGCTCCAGAGCtcgagaaggagaagaagacgaagacgaGATGAGAGCCCTGTCATCCTTCGAtaatgatttgatttga
- the LOC116187056 gene encoding gibberellin-regulated protein 6 — protein MAAMNKVVCVLLLSLIAISMVATQVMAKEAQYHLDSNRYGPGSLNSNQCLPQCSRRCSRTQYHKPCMFFCQKCCRKCLCVPPGFYGNKQVCPCYNNWKTKEGGPKCP, from the exons atggCAGCCATGAACAAGGTTGTCTGTGTCCTGCTCTTGTCCCTCATTGCCATTTCCATGGTTGCCACTCAG GTCATGGCAAAAGAAGCTCAGTATCACTTGGACAGT AATCGGTATGGACCAGGGAGTCTCAACAGCAATC AGTGCCTGCCGCAGTGTTCGAGGAGGTGCAGCAGAACGCAGTACCACAAGCCGTGCATGTTCTTCTGCCAGAAGTGCTGCCGGAAGTGCCTCTGCGTCCCGCCCGGCTTCTACGGCAACAAGCAGGTCTGCCCTTGCTACAACAACTGGAAGACCAAGGAAGGCGGCCCCAAGTGCCCTTGA